Proteins encoded within one genomic window of Paramisgurnus dabryanus chromosome 11, PD_genome_1.1, whole genome shotgun sequence:
- the LOC141282942 gene encoding uncharacterized protein — MASYWTEGEPHDCCMTVEREEKIRPDLLTKIIPEGVMVFSDGCCFRDSNATLRSGIGIAALEEEDIEILIAEPLQGHQSAQRAEIVAMTKALEWGEGKIINLFSDSTYAVGAVVTELPKWKRCGFMAANNKPIKHQEDIIALATAIMKPKQVAIIKCKGHDTSN, encoded by the coding sequence ATGGCCTCATATTGGACAGAAGGAGAACCCCATGACTGTTGTATGACCGTGGAAAGGGAAGAGAAAATTAGACCAGATTTGTTGACAAAAATCATTCCAGAGGGAGTTATGGTGTTTTCAGATGGATGCTGTTTCAGAGATTCGAATGCAACACTGAGGTCAGGAATAGGTATTGCAGCACTGGAAGAGGAAGACATTGAAATATTGATAGCAGAACCTTTACAGGGACATCAGTCAGCTCAGAGAGCAGAAATTGTGGCAATGACAAAGGCGCTAGAGTGGGGAGAAGGAAAAATAATTAACCTTTTTAGTGACTCTACCTATGCAGTGGGTGCAGTTGTAACAGAATTGCCTAAGTGGAAAAGATGTGGTTTTATGGCAGCTAACAACAAACCTATTAAACATCAGGAAGACATCATAGCATTAGCAACAGCTATTATGAAACCCAAGCAGGTGGCGATCATAAAATGTAAAGGTCATGATACCAGTAACTGA
- the LOC135729901 gene encoding uncharacterized protein, which translates to MGAILAKLPHITSGGGKWIGKVITLTQGHTLAIGDLRALLGQVLTVGQITEIEREAGTVGLYDDYPYCRVASDWGKALRKLYPAPAGTLYNIKFSPKGEETAAAYLSRCKGEWEEQTGAHPHSDRIQEQMFRAAVLEGTPKSVQDEIKANPDLPGALCEVWERHFLHHMSRANEKEKVGEVEELKKQLLKLQLQEARSKLNEEKGKKKDIQMVVQEMKAPPRYNKEQEADPSNVIWERTTQRPMYYSNRGRGGDYNRGRGRVQYQEGCFRCGRPGHFVRDCRQPELGAQQRPSRGRGHNPHMAPNVEKAPRPHSQYPLSTGGEREWY; encoded by the coding sequence ATGGGAGCTATCCTTGCAAAGCTACCTCATATCACGAGTGGTGGGGGTAAATGGATAGGGAAGGTAATAACTTTGACACAAGGGCATACGTTGGCGATCGGAGACCTTAGAGCATTATTGGGACAGGTACTGACTGTAGGACAGATTACGGAAATTGAGCGAGAGGCAGGAACGGTAGGATTATATGATGACTATCCATACTGTCGAGTTGCATCAGATTGGGGAAAGGCACTGCGAAAGCTGTACCCAGCGCCAGCAGGCACCCTTTACAATATAAAATTTTCTCCAAAAGGGGAAGAAACAGCAGCAGCATATCTGAGTCGATGCAAAGGAGAGTGGGAAGAGCAAACAGGGGCTCATCCACATTCAGATAGAATACAGGAACAGATGTTCAGAGCTGCTGTATTGGAAGGGACTCCTAAATCTGTACAGGATGAAATAAAAGCCAACCCCGACTTACCAGGTGCTTTATGTGAGGTTTGGGAACGACATTTCCTTCATCACATGTCTAGGGCGAACGAAAAAGAAAAGGTAGGGGAAGTAGAGgaattgaaaaaacagttgctAAAATTACAGTTGCAGGAAGCAAGATCTAAATTAAATGAAGAAAAAGGGAAAAAGAAGGATATACAAATGGTAGTTCAGGAGATGAAAGCCCCTCCAAGATATAACAAAGAACAGGAAGCTGACCCATCAAATGTTATATGGGAGAGAACCACCCAAAGACCAATGTATTACTCCAATAGAGGTAGGGGTGGGGATTACAATAGGGGGAGGGGAAGAGTGCAGTATCAGGAAGGGTGTTTCCGTTGTGGTCGTCCGGGACACTTCGTCCGTGATTGTCGGCAACCTGAACTCGGAGCCCAACAGAGACCGTCTCGGGGCAGAGGCCATAACCCACACATGGCCCCTAACGTGGAAAAAGCACCACGACCACACTCGCAGTACCCTTTGTCCACTGGAGGGGAAAGGGAGTGGTACTGA